Proteins found in one Cryptococcus neoformans var. grubii H99 chromosome 14, complete sequence genomic segment:
- a CDS encoding prefoldin beta subunit, which translates to MSDTKIAALQAQLQSSTISFQKIENELASVIEARQRLDSQLSENELVLKEFNLLKSHNAVYKLIGPALVPQDSSEAKVNVEKRLEFIRSEIKRVESQLKEIEDKAGRKKEEIIVLQQQFQALQAPSAPQQSKA; encoded by the exons ATGTCGGACACAAAGATCGCGGCTCTGCAAGCTCAGCTCCAGTCTTCTACCATCTCATTCCAGAAAATCGAGAACG AACTTGCAAGTGTAATTGAAGCGAGGCAACGTCTCGATTCTCAGTTGTCAGAAAATGAGCTCGTTCTTAAA GAATTCAACTTGCTCAAATCCCATAACGCAGTATATAAGCTCATAGGACCAGCGTTGGTTCCTCAGGACTCAAGCGAAGCGAAAGTGAAcgtggagaagaggttAGAATTTATCCGGAGCGAAAT TAAAAGAGTAGAGAGCCAGTTGAAAGAAATTGAAGATAAGGCaggcagaaagaaggaggag ATTATCGTACTGCAACAACAATTCCAAGCTTTACAAGCGCCCAGCGCCCCCCAACAATCAAAGGCTTAG
- a CDS encoding hexokinase, with protein MSETPDQLASRVQKLSTATTTTQRTGSGSAVLENGTNTGSTAGRKASIPAQVDPERIISSSGSGRASRRGSGLVMTPGGVQTVYHTRTNDDIEFPHAEKKTMSDLLRKYESLFTLTPQRMRMIVHAIEETLDNGLQKNGQVVPMIPTYVFGWPTGDEVGDFLALDLGGTNLRVCLVTLLGRGKFEVTQTKYRLTEEQKQGEGQDLLDFCAECLNSFIRDTLGRTENDGILPLGFTFSYPCSQDRIDHGVLIRWTKGFGAPNIEGYDVAAMFKDSLKRFNVPAELTALINDTTGTLIASNYVDPHTKIAVIFGTGCNAAYMETAGSIPKIDYVGLPKEQGMAINCEWGAFDSFNHQHLPRTKYDIIIDESSNKPGEQSFEKMIAGLYLGEIFRLVLCELIDSGDLFLGQNTYKLEKAYAFDTAFLSLMEADVTEELLTVIGVFTHFFGLETTLEERQFFKKLAVLVGTRSARLSACGIAAIVSKKGYLEEGCAVGADGSLYNKYPNFADRVHEALTDIFGESGKKIVTHHAEDGSGVGSAIIAAMTKARKDSGFFVEY; from the exons ATGTCCGAGACTCCCGACCAGCTCGCAAGCCGCGTCCAGAAGCTTAGCACGGCGACCACAACCACCCAGAGGACCGGCTCTGGCTCTGCCGTTTTGGAGAACGGTACAAACACAGGCTCCACCGCTGGCCGCAAGGCCTCGATACCTGCTCAGGTAGACCCCGAGAGaatcatcagcagcagcggcagtGGCCGGGCCAGCAGGAGAGGCAGTGGTTTGGTGATGACCCCAGGAGGTGTTCAAACTGTATACCACACCAGGACAAAT GACGATATCGAATTCCCTCATGCCGAGAAGA AGACCATGTCCGACCTCTTGAGGAAGTATGAAAGTCTTTTTACTC TTACTCCtcagaggatgaggatgatcgTCCATGCCATTGAAGAGACCCTTGATAACGGGTTGCAGAAGAACGGCCAAGTTGTG CCTATGA TTCCTACTTATGTCTTTGGC TGGCCTACCGGTGACGAAGTCGGAGATTTCCTCGCTCTCGACCTTGGTGGTACCAATCTTCGAGTCTGTCTCGTTACTCTTCTAGGCCGTGGAAAGTTTGAAGTCACTCAGACCAAGTACCGATTGACCGAGGAACAGAAGCAGGGCGAGGGACAAGATCT TTTGGACTTTTGCGCAGAGTGTCTAAACAGCTTCATCCGCGATACCCTCGGCCGTACCGAAAACGACGGTATCCTCCCCCTTGGTTTCACT TTCTCCTACCCTTGCTC TCAAGACCGAATTGACCACGGTG TTCTTATCCGTTGGACCAAGGGATTCGGTGCCCCCAACATCGAAGGATATGATGTCGCCGCCATGTTCAAGGACAGTCTCAAGCGATTC AACGTTCCCGCGGAACTCACTGCTCTCATCAATGACACCACCGGTACTCTTATCGCCTCCAACTATGTTGACCCCCACACCAAGATTGCTGTCATCTTCGGAACCGGCTGTAACGCTGCCTACATGGAGACCGCCGGCAGCATCCCTAAGATTGACTACGTCGGACTGCCCAAGGAACAGGGAATGGCTATCAAC TGTGAATGGGGAGCGTTCGACTCTTTCAATCACCAACACCTTC CCCGAACCAAGTACGACATTATCATTGATGAGTCTTCAAACAAGCCAGGAGAGCAG TCctttgagaagatgattgcTGGTCTTTACCTTGGTGAAATCTTCCGACTCGTTCTCTGCGAGCTCATCGATTCCGGTGACCTTTTCCTGGGTCAGAACACCTACAAGCTCGAAAAGGCCTACGCTTTCGACACCGCTTTCTTGTCTCTCATGGAAGC TGATGTTACCGAAGAGCTTTTGACCGTCATCGGTGTCTTTACTCACTTCTTCGGCCTTGAAACTACCCTTGAAGAGCGTCAGTTCTTTAAGAAGCTTGCTGTGTTAGTCGGCACCCGATCTGCCAGGCTTTCTGCCTGTGGTATCGCTGCCATTGTTAGCAAGAAAGGATACCTCGAAGAAGGATGTGCCGTTGGCGCCGATGGAAGTTTATACAAC AAATACCCCAACTTTGCGGACCGAGTTCATGAGGCGCTTACGGACATTTTTGGTGAAAGTGGCAAGAAGATTGTCACCCACCATGCTGAGGATGGTTCAGGTGTTGGTAGTGCAATCATTGCCG CAATGACCAAGGCCAGGAAGGACTCTGGATTCTTTGTCGAATACTAA